The following proteins come from a genomic window of Natronosalvus vescus:
- a CDS encoding ion channel, whose amino-acid sequence MNRFVRHSRLDSHGTVLVVVIIAVVSIATGLAAMVTEPLLAGEGYVGTLQTATGFSAVLVGFLLLAAAWGMRQGYRIAYVVALLMILLSAAHGIAQTRPISIPLVVLSTIAIVVLLRRQRREYTRSFSFTPTQIGALIAISGVVVYGTVGAYVLRTDLEGVETVLDGLYFTLVTASTVGYGDVYATSEAGRLFAITLILLGPVSIVAVAGTLFGPALESRLRRAGTRIRATQAERVTDGERVLLLAHVENGEQVVNHLADQASLTVVTPGEDWAHELEANGIEVHVGNPADDDVLERVTDAKQVAIVIATDAETTPYAVLAARRFDPDARVVAVTTVGHEADLAEMGADVTIDPVGLLARTTATAALGGDADSIR is encoded by the coding sequence ATGAACCGCTTCGTCCGCCACTCGAGACTTGACAGCCACGGTACTGTACTGGTCGTCGTCATCATCGCCGTCGTGTCGATCGCCACAGGGCTCGCGGCGATGGTAACCGAACCGCTTCTTGCCGGCGAAGGCTACGTCGGAACGCTCCAAACCGCCACGGGGTTTAGCGCCGTACTCGTCGGGTTTCTACTCCTCGCAGCTGCCTGGGGGATGCGTCAGGGATATCGTATCGCCTACGTCGTCGCCCTCCTCATGATTCTGCTTTCGGCGGCACACGGCATCGCACAGACGCGTCCCATTTCGATTCCGCTCGTCGTCCTCTCGACTATCGCCATCGTGGTGCTCCTCCGACGACAGCGACGCGAGTATACGCGCTCGTTCTCTTTCACACCAACCCAAATCGGCGCACTAATCGCAATCAGTGGGGTCGTCGTGTACGGAACGGTCGGTGCCTACGTCCTCCGAACCGACCTGGAAGGGGTGGAAACGGTGCTGGATGGATTGTACTTCACGCTCGTCACGGCGAGTACCGTCGGGTATGGCGACGTATACGCGACCAGCGAGGCGGGACGGCTGTTTGCCATTACGCTGATCCTCCTCGGGCCGGTGAGCATCGTCGCCGTCGCCGGGACGCTGTTCGGCCCGGCTCTCGAGTCCCGTCTCAGGCGCGCCGGTACCCGGATACGGGCGACTCAAGCAGAACGAGTGACGGACGGAGAGCGCGTCCTGTTGCTGGCACACGTCGAGAATGGCGAGCAAGTCGTGAATCACCTCGCGGATCAGGCGTCGCTCACGGTTGTCACGCCGGGGGAAGACTGGGCGCACGAACTCGAGGCCAACGGTATAGAAGTACACGTCGGTAACCCGGCAGACGACGATGTCCTCGAGCGAGTCACGGACGCAAAACAGGTTGCCATCGTCATTGCAACCGACGCAGAGACAACCCCGTACGCCGTGCTTGCTGCCCGCCGATTCGACCCCGATGCTCGAGTGGTTGCCGTCACGACAGTCGGTCACGAGGCGGATCTGGCCGAGATGGGGGCTGACGTGACGATCGATCCAGTGGGTCTGCTCGCCAGAACGACGGCCACCGCTGCGCTGGGAGGAGACGCGGATTCGATCCGGTGA
- a CDS encoding DUF2267 domain-containing protein codes for MNFDEFTGTIQHRLEFPDTGRTLRAIRATLMTLGERIPEGNADDFAASLPMEIKWYMTGAVHDHGQRFDWNEFLDRVTEIEGEGVDKPEAAYHARVIIDQVETLVPPSDFRQLRDQLPESEDDENWRKLFEVVDAGGWGDAEEAQTGGGPQPDAATEE; via the coding sequence ATGAATTTCGACGAGTTCACGGGTACGATCCAGCACCGTCTCGAGTTTCCGGACACTGGCCGAACGCTCCGGGCGATTCGGGCGACGCTCATGACACTGGGCGAGCGAATACCCGAAGGGAACGCCGACGATTTCGCTGCCTCGCTCCCAATGGAGATAAAGTGGTACATGACTGGAGCCGTCCACGACCACGGCCAGCGATTCGACTGGAACGAGTTCCTCGACCGAGTCACCGAGATCGAAGGTGAGGGCGTCGACAAACCCGAGGCCGCCTACCACGCTCGAGTCATCATCGACCAAGTGGAAACGCTGGTACCGCCCTCGGATTTCAGGCAACTCCGCGATCAACTCCCGGAGAGCGAGGACGACGAGAACTGGCGCAAACTGTTCGAGGTCGTCGATGCAGGGGGATGGGGCGATGCTGAAGAAGCCCAGACCGGTGGTGGCCCACAACCCGATGCGGCGACTGAGGAATAG
- a CDS encoding gamma-glutamyltransferase family protein: MDSTLRRREFLAGSGGIGVVSVAGRVGHSRSEADDAPSGDPNSVAVVSQHHLATEAGLEVLDEGGTAADAAIAVACTLSVVEPWFSSALGGGTWALYYDTESNEVTSVDGVGPVGSEATPEDFEARADTAGIHQSIVPGAWDGWMQWLDRYGVLELEDVLAPAITIARDGYPVSPEMERWLERRADLIDDRPAAASIYKPNGDIFEEGETVTQHEMADTFETLADVYADHRQKGRSDAIQAARDHFYRGPIAEAIVAYSDEHDGYLTSSDFHEFESEIVDPISIEYHDDVRVYQNPPNSQGITQLLALNVLTEYDLSELDPDDPDAVHLQVEAIKLAFADRYQHVGDPNRVDVPVAQLLDDDYRRSQADRIDMERAMEWPIDSGLSDASDELDELDERSEFDHTTTFHVVDADGNAAAVTTSLGAQFLVIGDTGIHINNRMRMVALEDDDPNLLTPGYKVRHTSNPYMALRNGRPYILGGNTGVDTQPQGQTQQFLNVVEFGLNAQEAVSRPRFVSTAFPSTQYPYEVESTLQMESAFPADVIEELEERGHDVEAGNISVGTATMIVVDDSRERIHVGAEPRISTAAGSVPASVDE, encoded by the coding sequence ATGGATTCGACTCTCCGCCGACGTGAGTTTCTGGCTGGGAGCGGTGGGATTGGAGTCGTGAGCGTGGCCGGACGTGTCGGGCACTCGAGATCGGAAGCGGACGACGCCCCCTCTGGAGACCCCAATTCCGTCGCGGTCGTCTCGCAGCATCACCTCGCCACCGAGGCGGGCCTCGAGGTACTCGACGAGGGTGGGACGGCTGCCGATGCCGCAATCGCCGTCGCTTGCACCCTGAGCGTCGTCGAACCCTGGTTTTCCTCCGCGTTGGGCGGTGGCACCTGGGCACTGTACTACGATACGGAATCGAACGAGGTCACCAGCGTGGACGGCGTCGGCCCAGTCGGTTCCGAGGCGACACCTGAGGATTTCGAAGCCCGGGCCGATACCGCTGGGATACACCAGTCGATCGTTCCCGGTGCCTGGGATGGATGGATGCAGTGGCTCGATCGGTACGGTGTTCTGGAACTCGAGGACGTGCTGGCTCCCGCGATCACGATCGCCCGGGACGGGTACCCCGTCAGCCCGGAGATGGAACGCTGGCTCGAGCGACGGGCCGACCTGATCGACGACCGACCAGCGGCGGCGAGTATCTACAAACCGAACGGTGACATCTTCGAAGAAGGTGAGACGGTCACCCAGCACGAGATGGCGGACACGTTCGAGACCCTCGCCGATGTGTACGCCGACCATCGTCAGAAAGGGCGGAGCGACGCGATCCAGGCGGCGAGAGACCACTTCTATCGGGGGCCGATCGCGGAGGCGATCGTGGCCTACTCCGACGAACACGACGGCTATCTCACGAGTTCGGATTTCCACGAGTTCGAGTCCGAGATCGTCGATCCGATCTCGATCGAGTACCACGACGACGTTCGCGTGTACCAGAACCCCCCGAACAGTCAGGGGATCACCCAATTGCTGGCGCTGAACGTCCTGACGGAGTACGACCTCTCCGAACTGGATCCGGACGATCCCGATGCCGTGCACCTCCAGGTGGAGGCCATAAAGCTCGCGTTTGCCGACCGATACCAGCACGTCGGCGATCCCAATCGGGTCGACGTTCCCGTTGCCCAGTTACTAGACGACGACTACAGGCGAAGCCAGGCTGACCGAATCGACATGGAACGGGCAATGGAGTGGCCGATCGACTCCGGTCTGTCCGATGCATCCGACGAACTCGACGAACTCGACGAGCGCAGCGAGTTCGACCACACGACGACCTTCCACGTCGTCGATGCGGACGGGAACGCCGCCGCCGTGACGACCAGTCTGGGCGCGCAGTTCCTCGTTATCGGGGATACGGGGATCCACATCAACAACCGCATGCGGATGGTCGCCCTCGAGGACGATGACCCCAACCTGCTGACGCCCGGGTACAAGGTGCGCCACACGTCCAATCCATACATGGCTCTCCGGAACGGTCGACCCTACATTCTGGGCGGAAACACCGGCGTGGATACGCAACCGCAGGGACAGACTCAGCAGTTTCTGAACGTCGTCGAGTTCGGACTGAACGCACAGGAAGCAGTTTCCCGTCCACGGTTCGTGAGTACAGCGTTCCCGTCCACACAGTATCCCTACGAGGTCGAAAGCACCCTCCAGATGGAGTCGGCGTTCCCCGCGGACGTAATCGAGGAACTCGAGGAACGTGGTCACGACGTCGAAGCGGGGAATATCTCCGTCGGAACGGCGACGATGATCGTGGTCGACGACTCTCGAGAGCGGATTCACGTCGGCGCAGAACCACGAATCTCGACCGCTGCGGGGAGCGTGCCGGCGTCGGTCGACGAATAA
- a CDS encoding universal stress protein has translation MYDDVLIAVDGSDVSATAATAGIALANTLEARVHVLAVVQDGRDDVETRRAQRTADVEDIAAEATAAGCEAEWAVRTGRPANEILAHADEYDVDAIVVGTHGRTGFRQVLLGSVALEVIRDARQPVVTIGPEATLADDRWQLDEILLATDGWPGSAAATNHALSLAEAFDATLHVLYVTAASSDLPELQSAFEEHGERATMDVLERADARGIEAKRTIAEGSAHETILEHAGSDAVDLLVMGTESKSRLDRFVVGSVSQRVVPTVHAPVLTVRTIES, from the coding sequence ATGTACGATGACGTCCTCATCGCGGTCGACGGCAGTGACGTTTCAGCGACGGCGGCGACGGCGGGTATTGCACTCGCCAACACCCTCGAGGCACGGGTACACGTCCTCGCAGTCGTGCAGGACGGACGAGACGACGTCGAAACGCGACGAGCACAACGGACGGCCGACGTCGAGGACATCGCCGCCGAAGCAACTGCGGCTGGGTGTGAAGCCGAGTGGGCCGTCCGAACCGGTCGACCCGCAAACGAAATTCTGGCCCACGCCGACGAATACGACGTGGACGCGATCGTCGTCGGCACCCACGGCCGTACCGGTTTCAGGCAGGTACTCCTCGGGAGCGTCGCCCTCGAGGTGATCCGCGATGCTCGACAACCGGTGGTGACAATCGGCCCCGAAGCGACGTTGGCCGACGACCGGTGGCAACTCGACGAGATTCTCCTCGCAACGGACGGTTGGCCGGGATCGGCGGCGGCGACGAACCACGCGCTTTCGCTTGCCGAGGCGTTCGATGCTACCCTCCACGTGCTGTACGTGACCGCCGCCAGTTCCGACCTTCCGGAACTGCAGTCGGCGTTCGAGGAACACGGCGAGAGAGCGACGATGGACGTCCTCGAGCGGGCCGACGCTCGCGGCATCGAGGCGAAGCGAACGATCGCGGAGGGGTCGGCACACGAGACGATCCTCGAGCACGCCGGTAGCGACGCAGTCGACCTGCTCGTGATGGGAACGGAGAGCAAATCACGTCTCGATCGATTTGTCGTCGGCAGCGTCTCCCAGCGTGTGGTACCCACCGTACACGCCCCGGTTCTCACCGTGCGAACGATCGAGTCCTGA
- a CDS encoding lycopene cyclase domain-containing protein — MARDITVFGRYTYLATEVFWGTIAFLLLRRAGALRRAAVTILTLYPIAYVWDWYTLEVGVFDITLRTGYEVGGIPIEEHLFAVVVPGLVIAFHETLFGATASE; from the coding sequence ATGGCTCGAGACATCACCGTGTTCGGTCGCTACACGTACCTCGCCACCGAGGTGTTCTGGGGAACGATCGCGTTTCTCCTGCTCCGTCGGGCGGGTGCGCTCAGACGCGCCGCTGTAACGATCCTCACGCTGTACCCGATTGCCTACGTCTGGGACTGGTACACCCTCGAGGTCGGCGTCTTTGACATCACCCTGCGAACGGGGTACGAGGTGGGTGGCATCCCGATCGAAGAACACCTGTTTGCGGTCGTCGTCCCGGGACTCGTCATCGCCTTTCACGAGACCCTGTTCGGGGCGACCGCGTCAGAGTGA